Proteins co-encoded in one Arthrobacter alpinus genomic window:
- the rph gene encoding ribonuclease PH, with protein MTSSEILRADGRTNDQLRDITITRGWSKQAEGSALIEFGNTRVLCTASLTPGVPRWLKGEGTGWVTAEYAMLPRATNTRNSRESVKGKIGGRTHEISRLIGRSLRSIIDTKALGENTIVLDCDVLQADGGTRTAAITGAYVALADAIAFAKENKLIAKNAQPLIDTVSAISVGIIDGVPMLDLPYVEDVRAETDMNVVVTGSGKFVEVQGTAEGAPFDRDELNQLLDLALIGTTQLAQIQRETLGN; from the coding sequence ATGACTTCCTCTGAAATACTTCGCGCCGACGGGCGCACCAACGACCAGCTCCGCGACATCACCATCACCCGCGGCTGGTCCAAGCAGGCCGAAGGTTCGGCCCTGATCGAATTCGGCAACACCCGCGTGCTGTGCACCGCCTCCCTGACCCCCGGCGTGCCGCGCTGGCTCAAGGGTGAAGGCACCGGCTGGGTCACGGCCGAATACGCCATGCTTCCCCGCGCCACGAACACCCGTAACTCCCGCGAATCCGTCAAGGGCAAAATCGGTGGCCGCACCCACGAGATCTCTCGTCTGATCGGCCGCTCACTGCGCTCCATCATCGACACGAAGGCTTTGGGCGAGAACACGATCGTCCTGGACTGTGACGTGCTCCAGGCCGACGGCGGCACCCGCACCGCGGCCATCACTGGCGCCTACGTGGCCCTCGCCGACGCCATTGCGTTCGCCAAGGAAAACAAGCTGATCGCCAAAAACGCCCAGCCGTTGATCGACACCGTCTCCGCCATCTCCGTCGGCATCATCGACGGTGTCCCCATGCTGGATCTGCCCTACGTTGAAGACGTGCGCGCCGAGACAGACATGAACGTTGTGGTCACCGGCTCCGGCAAGTTCGTTGAGGTGCAGGGCACCGCTGAAGGTGCACCGTTCGATCGTGACGAGCTCAACCAGCTCCTGGATCTGGCCCTGATCGGCACCACGCAGCTGGCCCAGATCCAGCGCGAGACCCTCGGTAACTAG
- the rdgB gene encoding RdgB/HAM1 family non-canonical purine NTP pyrophosphatase, whose protein sequence is MSAPKLVLATHNQGKLRELRELLRGQIPGLDVDSDVLDAGAIDAPDVAETGVTFAENARLKAHAVAQFSGALAIADDSGLAVDVLGGAPGIFSARWAGAHGDDTANLNLLLAQLGDISPEHRGARFVCAAALANPDGSLDIVEEGTLEGTLLPEPRGEGGFGYDPILQPVGMDVSCAELSSAEKNAISHRGNAFRALLPHIVKALS, encoded by the coding sequence GTGAGCGCGCCCAAACTGGTCCTCGCCACCCACAACCAGGGCAAATTGCGGGAGCTGCGCGAGTTGCTCCGTGGCCAGATTCCTGGTCTGGATGTGGACAGTGACGTGCTCGACGCCGGAGCAATCGACGCCCCGGATGTCGCCGAAACAGGGGTCACCTTCGCGGAGAATGCGCGGCTGAAGGCACACGCTGTGGCCCAGTTCAGCGGCGCACTGGCTATTGCCGATGATTCAGGGTTGGCCGTGGACGTGCTGGGCGGAGCCCCCGGCATCTTCTCGGCCCGTTGGGCTGGTGCCCACGGAGATGACACAGCAAACCTGAACCTGCTCTTGGCTCAGCTGGGCGACATTTCACCCGAGCACCGTGGCGCGCGCTTTGTCTGCGCCGCGGCGCTGGCCAACCCGGACGGATCCTTGGACATAGTGGAGGAAGGGACCCTCGAGGGAACCTTGCTTCCCGAGCCCCGGGGTGAGGGCGGCTTCGGCTATGACCCGATCCTGCAGCCTGTGGGCATGGACGTTTCATGCGCCGAGCTGAGCAGCGCGGAGAAGAACGCCATCAGCCACCGGGGCAACGCCTTCCGGGCGCTGCTGCCACACATCGTCAAGGCACTTTCCTAA